From the Dermacentor variabilis isolate Ectoservices chromosome 5, ASM5094787v1, whole genome shotgun sequence genome, the window GTTAaggcagatcagttctgcggaagcccgcaagggaAGCAAAATTCATGacaaggaaaaattgtcatccacctgacatTAGCATTAAGGTACAAAGGTATACCACACAGGTTTCTAGAAACCACCATTAAATTACATACCGGATATAAAAAGAGAGATGTGGCCAAGAAAAGAATAACCGAAGGCTTTCCGTGAACCACGCCCAACTCTATGTTGACAGGCTTGTGTTAATGCTAGTCGAgtttttctttcctattttttctttGAGAACATGCAAGTAACATTTAATTTTAATGAACTAGCATTTATTACCTTACTTGTTCAATGAGGTGTCAATGCAAAGGCTGTGCAATATGTCGAGAAATTACCGAGAACAGCGTACATAGCGACCTAGGTCTTGTGTGGCCCTTCCtggctaaaagaagaaaaagcctgcggctttgtttcttttttaagtcACGTGACAACGAGTCCCCCCCCGCACCAGTAATATAAGTGGCCTCAGACGCAAGGGTTGTTATCAGTGCATTGCGTGTACTACGAACGTGCAAACCTGGGCCACGGTCTTCTAGCGGTTCGGAAAGCGAACTGCTACAGGATGGCGCTACTTCGCGTTTTGATATAGACCGAAGAGGCGCTTTAAAAACTGCTGACGCAGCAAGAAAGAAGCGCGGCCGCTCGTTCCCCAATGCCTCTATTTGACGAGGTTTGCGTAAAGATTGATGCAATCTGTGGTGCGCAGAAGCATTGCCATGGCCACAGCGgggtttctttcttgtttttatttttaatttatttcacGGGATTATTTTTTGTCTTTAGTCTTCACGAATCCCACGTTGTTTTAAATGGTGGTATCGGCCATTTCTTAACGTTGTCTACAACTTTTTCATTGACATCTGATCGATTGGTCAAATTAATAAATTTAGCTAATTAAACGTATTTGCGCACAATAAACGAAATATTCACAATGGCCACCATGAACAACGCCCATCAATGTACGATGAACGCCGTTCGCGTAGTGCCCTCAGGGAAATTTTAATTATTGGCGACCTTCAGTTACGATAGCAGAACACCACAGAACAAATGTGAAGCTGACGTACATCTGGGGACTTGCacaaacatttaataacgaaagtaataaagaatttaagaacgcgttcttaaatatTCCCCTAGACAACTCCTAGTCCGCactagaacgcgttcttaaattcgttattaccTTCGTTATTAtcttcgttattaaatgttcgtgcatgTCACCCCTTGTCATTGCAGGTTGTATTTCACATCGCTTGCCGAAGGAAAGccccaagatatatatatatatatatatatatatatatatatatatatatatatatatatatatatatatatatatatatggaataaCAAAGAGGTAAAAATTTTCGCTGGCTTTCCGGTCTACGTCATCGGCCAATATATTGAATAAGCACGATTATTCGGGCTTATCTGCGGTTCCGCCACAGGCGCCATAAAGCCAGCGTAAAACGGCAACCGATATTTCGTGCGCCGAACATTCgcttattaaattttttttactagATCTGCACAAGTCGCGTCGTGAAGATCGTTGCCATGAACGCAATTTCGGAGGTTTGCGGTTTCGCCAAACGTTTAATTATCACCACAATTTGGCCACTACGGTTGACTAAATATGAAACTTTACACCCTTGGCTTGCGTTCTGCCACGGCAAGAGTCTGATTTTGTGCGGTGCGGCCGGGCAGGAAGTTGTGCAGCCTGAGTGCACATCTGAACGACGATTGCGGTTGCCACTGGATATTTGTGACCAATTTTCATAAAAGCAAGCCGGTCATTTGTCGGTGTGCCGGGCGCACTATCATCCCAGTTACCGGACGTGGTGCACGTGCGAAAAAACGTCACACGCAGGATGCTAAGCCTAGAGCTAAAATGTATAAACTGACGCGCTACACGGCCGACCAGACCGTACGACCTTACTCATTcagcgttgcttttttttttttccccgactgCGCCATGAAATGAGCACCAGTTCAAATCATATTTAGCTGGTCCACATATACGCAAACGCAGAACACTTTTATAAAACATTCGTAATGCGTTGTATAGCACAAAAcggttttcatttttcttcagtTACTATTACGCCACCAAACAAACCACACTCCAAAGACGCCGACGCCGAAACAGGCTTGGATCGCAGGGCTAAGCGCTAGCCAACGCATGCCTATGGTTGTGTGGTTGCCACTGAACAAGCACACCTTGCTAAATTTGGCAAATTCATTGTAAATTAGTGTTTTGACGCAGGTTGGCGCAGCTCAGTGGTTTGGCGCGAGATGGCGCAATTGCTACTGACAACCATTACTACTACAACCACTGCTACTGAGCTCCACCCGTAGTAGCTCTATAGAAGCAATGAACGTTGAACTAGTCAGTTTGAAGTCATTATGAAGTCGGCATTAACTATCAAGGAAGCGTTGCACCACGGAAGCAGATGTCCCTACTTCTACGGCGCAACGCCTCCTTAATAATTCGAGGCCTCCAAGCTTGGAGAGGTGACGTCACGCTTGCCTGCCAGTACTTCCCATTCTAAAAGCACTCGGCTAAAAGTTGAAAGTAACATGCTTTTCTGCTCGTTTTTCATACCTACATACCATCGCTCGAACGTATCAGCTATCAGTCCAACATGGTGACTTCACCAGCTCGACTTTCTATTCTTTGATACCCTATCTTGCCGTACAGACAATCTGTCGAACCATACGAATCATGGTAAGTTCCCTGTTTAGAGGAGACGAAGAAAACAAGCGTCCACATACCAGGCCTAAAAGGGCCATTTCTTGGTTTCTTCTGGTCTTGTCTTATGCGTGACAGCACCCGAAAACAATGGTTTTCATTTTGCCTTGAGACCTCAAATACAAGCGAACTGCGCCGAAAGTCCATAGCGCCATCCCCTGACCAGGAATCGCGAAGTAAGGTGCTACTCCTACGAGGCATCTTAATCCAGTACCGATGCGGGAATCCAGATGGACAATGTCGGATCCCTGGTCCCATTCCACCTGTCGCGGTGTTATCTCGTGCCCACTCGACACTTGCGGCAAACAGTACATACATGAAGTCGACACGTTTTCAGATGATCTACGACGTACATCTATTATAAATGGCAACTGAACCATGATGTCGAGCCGGACTAGTTAGAGCATGCTGAAGGGCCAAACGGCGCTAgtaaacaggacacaagagttgAAAATGAAAACACAGGCCCCAGCTTGCAAAGTCGATACTGTTGCAAATGCGGATGTGTAGGAACAGCCGCAGCTGACGGGGATCAGTCGATGAGTAGCAAGTCAGAGCGGTTGTGCAATATGTAATACACCGTTCGGCTCACTCAGCGCGGTCTGTCGGTTTGGAACTGCTATGCCTTGCTTGCCTAGATCATACAAGCTTCGACGCGATGTGAGATTCGTAAGTCCGGCACCTCTTGAAGTAGTCGCTGAAAAGTCCCAGTTCCCTATGGTTCTATGACCCCGCCAGCTTGCAACAACTGCACACACTGCGCAGACGAGCGCCCGCTTTGGCCAGTATGCGTAGAAAGGCGAccgcagcgcatgcgcacaaaatcCGGCGAGTGCTATTCCCCTTGGCGAAGGCGCAAACTCGGCCCACTCTCTTCAGCACACCCGAACTGTAGGCCAGCATACTGACGGCCAGCCTAGCTAGCGCGTGACGCACCCTGGTCTAGCGGCTCCGGCATGAAACGTGTTCTATTTTCGTGCCGGCCACGTCAAGCAGCCGAGAAACGCCGGTCATGTCGCTTGCCCCGTGACGCTAGACTGCACGGTGTCCACTTTTCGCCGACATAGCGTAACTTGCGTCGTCGGTGTACCTTGGTCGTCGCAGTACGTTAAACCAGTCAAAACTCTTGTGTACCCTGAAGCCATCAATTGTGTCGTCTGCTCCTTTCCGCTATTGTGTACAGCCTATTACAGCGCTCTTTAGACTTAGGAAAAGCAAATACTAGCGAATATTAAACCAGGGGGTCCCGCACTTAGTGAATCTGCGCTTTTTTGGTGTGGACTACAAGCACAAATTTAAACGCGAACCGGAAATAACTGATAATAACGCCTGCTATGCCCAATTGTATAAAAATGTGACGCGTAATCACTCTGTAGCCCATTTCTAAGAATGAAGTAGTTCCAGGTGTACTTTATTAAGTCTGAATTAAGCCACTGATACACATCCAGGAAAACCTGGAAACTGACTAACGCATTcgagtattgggggcgaggacttagagtcgccatctgtcggaagcgccccccttgcgtagtatgaaggatcacgcggcgcgctcctcatagatttcgcttacggcgctcaataaaagcaccacgcggcagccctcctggacatttctctAAGTACTACCGAAACGGGGGAAGTTTCAGTtcttactgtcaaaataataatcttgggcaaattgAAAGCACAGAACCGTTTACAGACTCTGTCAGTTTACCGAATacgcacagtgaacgccactgcgcgcgatcgccgtcgagtctcccgaaccggcttcttgcgtgaaaggcaggcaaacgctgagagtaaactatgcgaaatatgttcttatagtgggttcTCTGTATagccaaatggagcataacagaatgaagcctcaatggagcgatcgcacgggttcgcagcgaccgactgcgcgtctgcatgcatgtccacgcacaatgttttgctttcgctgtgagcgcgttttcacaccttgccgtgagctttaggccgcagcatatgagcatttagcagtacactagcaaccattgttgcgtcgacgctatcagaactgttcaaaaataattttgttatagagAGTTCGACGCCTATACgatgactgtgatgtgccgtcgcgacgattcaatctatttttttttcttctaaattcttggacatttgaatattatttctcaagttacgtcgcactgtatgtttatcggtcttctcagcgtgcgatttccctctgcttctttttcgtaatccagtccATTAATTCGTAAAACAAACATGACCAcgtgccatgcctttctttaatgtgcgtcttaccactccctttccgtttcagtgaacttgccagtctcTAGCAAGAAGTTCATAGACCAAGCCGCCATGACTTTAGCCGGACAGCGGgcgcgggcgaacgtctcagtacgcgttttctgctactcaccgaaaatcgcagtcccggcgccgtagcagaaatcttcctcgcgtctgtgcttgctgcatacccgagttgcagccgatggctgtctgccggttctaagtttcgcgagccaagcttcacgcagctccttgtcctgcggctacatgagaataaggctgacaccgggctccgttgcgtacgtcggGCACTGCGGCGCcgaacagtagcctaccatgctgcacgcctccaaaggcagccactacctatcaCAGTACTTTCGactgttgtcaagcagacacctaATGCGGTAAATCCTCACCACTTTATCAGAACTGCAGCACAGCTGCGActttaagctttcgttttcagctcgcttcggcgcttccgaagcagccgacgcggccgctgtgtccacgtgatccctcatgccacgccacgccgacggtggcgcgagcttttccagtggtgaagCTAGCCCCCAATAGCCTCACaattgttcgcgtttgaatttacGCTGAGAGTACAATTACGTTCCACGGCCCACAAGTACGCTTAATGTTGTTGTCGCCTTAGTCCGTCTTGACATGTATAGAACAGGGATGACATCCTACTGCTGAATCAGCAATTTTCGATTAGGTAGTTTGAGCTATTTCTGTAGCTTACACTCTCTTTTACAACGAAGGTAATTAAAGGAAACGGCGGTGTGACACTGGCATGGCACTGCGCAAGCTGACAAGCCACGATAGTACTGCCGACAATATGACCGAGAATTAAGTGctgtgaagaaataaagaaataaaaacctAGTAAATTTACGTGCCAATACCGCAACCTGATTTTGAGggatgccgtagtggggactcgggattaattttgaataTCTGGACTTCATTAACGTGAACCTAAACACCTAAGTAAACGAGGACTTTTGCATTTTACCTCTATCAAAATGTGGCCGTCGCGACCGGGATAGAGCCCACGACCTTGAGCTATgtagtgcaacgccatagccaccgaGCTACCTTGACGGACCGAGGTAAAGAAATTAGCAGGTACAGTTAGTCGGGAAGACGCAATACAGGCGTACTTAGATTGCTCGCTGGGAACAGAggtccagctttcttttttttttttttttgtagaatggACTTGATGTTGATAAGTCCAGGCCACAGTCACACAGCTTGCTTTTCCaaacgctcaaaaaaaaaaaagaccaagacACAAACACTGCCGAGTTACTGAGCCGGCCATTTAATGTCGTCTAccttatataaaaagaaaaccgCGTAACAACACTTGCATATTATGGCCACGCATCATGCGCATGATTAAAGCGACAACCTACAAACAGTTCATTTCGACACAAACAACGCAGCTCCCCGAGCTGGAAACAACGGAGCTGCTTCTTTCAGCTCACGGCTAGATAATTTTTATGTATGCAATAATGCGCGATCCTGTCGACGCATTCCTTCAGTTCAATAGAGTTATTGCATGACGCTACAGTTAATCAACGGTAACCGCTGCTTTTCCTGTAATACTGTATGCAAGTCACAAATACACGCTATTCCACATAATCGCACTACACGCGACTGTTATAATTAATGATAACTAAACCACCACTTATACCATACGGTGGTTTCAATTATACTATGTAATTGAAGCGTCGTTCCTACTGTGGTACTGCTGCTGATTACGTGAAATTTCACCGTGATTTCATGCAATGCCACCCGCTCCAGTTCCGGGCCTCGCTTGTCATTGTGTCAGCGTAGATTGCTGCAAAGAAGCTACGATTTAGCTGACATCTCAATGCGGTGGGCACGAGTGAAACCCACACCTAATAATGAAGATTATTGCTGCGTTCTCAACGTAACGGCAGACAACACAACAACGTCGTTTAATCCATATATGGCATGCCACCGTTTCTCATTTACGTGGGACCACTTAGCTCATTTCCATCTATCCTCCATTGAGAACCACCAATCATCAGCAGCATAGATTTGTCATGCTTCACTGGATGAACGCCCAGAGTGCGGCAGCCAGTGCTGCAGTAAACACGCATTTATGGACAATACTTTTTTTCTTGAGACTGCTTGACGGTGTCAAATGGCACATCAAACTAAATAGAAATAATGCTCTCAAAAAGCTATATCTAAAAAACTTAAGACCCCTGACTTACTGTGTGCCATGTGCTCGCGTCGTCCCCACGGCTACTCGCCAGCGTTATAATTTAATGCCACTGCTCGCTGCTCCATCGCTTCTCGGTATGAAAGCTTTGTCGCGTTTGCGGACTCATGGTGCACATTTGCGGCGCCTGCGGTTTGTACACATCGACCCTGTGGCCAGAGACGGAGGCCTCCGGCGCGTCGTTGGAACCACAGCGTCGTGGCTCAGGCCCACGTGGTCGCCTGCGGGGCTGTCCGTTCGACTTCCGCGGCGTCTTGTACACCGAGGGGGACAAGTAGTCCCGATTCAGCGGACAATAACGCAGCGTGTGCGCTTCGTCTCCTCCGGGACATCCGCACTGGGGACATTGGTAGTTCCTCAGCACGGGACAGGTGACGCGACCCGTTGACCTGCGCAGTCCATTATGCGCATGCTCAGTGAGTGTGCTCAGTACCGAGCACAAAGCGCTGTCCGCTGTAGCGACACACCTTTCCGATGCCGCAACTATTTCTGTAAAACTCAATATCCTAAGCACAAGCCACGTGCCGTTTACACACGCCCTTTACGCACATACGCAATTTATTAACGAAATTATAGACGCATTGCACTAGCCGCAGCAAACATGAAAGAGCGAAGACTGACATGCAACACAAAAATAATATAGTGGCCCTTTTTAGCAACATTGCTGTTGTCCACTTCGCTTTCTGCAGAGGCTCGGCATCTCTGAACACTTTCTTCTATTATGGCCTTTGGTCTTGGGGACACGGCCACACTTGAATGAGTTCAAGCCTGTGTACAGCCAAAGGTCAGCGCAGGGCACATTACTAGCAAACGATAAATACGGGAGTAACTTTTCTCTAACAAACATGTTAACACTCAACCGCGGCTTGTAGCACAACTCTACTTCTTGACATAGATGACACTCTGAGGTAGACATCGTGTGCAcgagaaatgaaaagaaatatttgGCTAAGTAACAAAGTTCGCTAATTAAATTGGCCCTGCACCATTTTTTAtcaaagtcgagaaatgcatttgaagttaaatttCACTATTACAGAAAGACTTTGCCGCAAAAACtatttcaatgcgttcagcagaaacgAAGTTACCGGCAACCAAATGCGGCGCTTCCTCTTCATCAATGACTTGCACTGAGAAGGCTACAGCCGAGCAGGATGTGCCctcaacgctccgcctactgaatgtCATCGCTGCGCGccgttcaaatttgattttggatgttcaagtcatcatcattatcatcatcataagcctatttcatgtccattgcaggacgaaggcctctccctgcgatctccaattacccctgtcctgctccaaccgattccagctagcgcctgcgaatttcttaatttcatcaccccacctagtctacTGCCGTCCCCGACTTCGCTTCCttcctcttggcacccattctgtaaccctaatgttccacccgttatctaacctacgcattacatgactt encodes:
- the nanos gene encoding RNA-binding protein nanos codes for the protein MATSPSLRQPSAPSFDGCAFCRTNGERRSFYLSHALREDSGPGSTGRVTCPVLRNYQCPQCGCPGGDEAHTLRYCPLNRDYLSPSVYKTPRKSNGQPRRRPRGPEPRRCGSNDAPEASVSGHRVDVYKPQAPQMCTMSPQTRQSFHTEKRWSSEQWH